One genomic window of Azospirillum thermophilum includes the following:
- a CDS encoding nuclear transport factor 2 family protein yields MTDAALIAQTYVATWNETDPARRAAMLAEHWAGDARYLDPLMSGIGHVEIGALIAAAQQRFPGFRFALHGKADGHNDRVRFSWSLAPAGSDPVVIGTDFVELAADGRIRSVTGFLDRVPAGV; encoded by the coding sequence ATGACCGACGCCGCCCTCATCGCCCAGACCTACGTCGCCACCTGGAACGAGACCGACCCCGCCCGCCGCGCCGCGATGCTGGCCGAGCATTGGGCCGGCGACGCCCGCTACCTCGATCCGCTGATGAGCGGCATCGGCCACGTGGAGATCGGGGCGCTGATCGCCGCCGCTCAGCAGCGCTTTCCCGGCTTCCGCTTCGCCCTGCACGGCAAGGCGGACGGTCACAACGACCGCGTGCGCTTCTCCTGGTCGCTGGCACCGGCGGGCAGCGACCCGGTGGTGATCGGCACCGACTTCGTCGAACTCGCCGCCGACGGGCGGATCCGGTCGGTGACCGGCTTCCTCGACCGGGTGCCGGCCGGCGTGTGA